One Lacticaseibacillus rhamnosus genomic window carries:
- a CDS encoding DAK2 domain-containing protein: MAVTEITATKFQDMIRVAAHRINKNAEFVNSLNVFPVPDGDTGTNMNLTFQTGAKAVLESNEDAVGALAKRLGKGLLMGARGNSGVISSQLFRGFAKSVEGKKNLSAQDLADAFAHGVETAYKAVMKPVEGTILTVAREAAKAGLKAANGSDDALVVMTAVVKGAKRALAKTPDLLAVLKEVGVVDSGGQGLVFIYEGFREGLSGEISSDVHDVTDEEMTEMINAVHHQSAQTQLDPADIVYGYCTEMMVELGHGDQFKHFDYEPFRNYLNTLGDSTLVVADEEVVKVHVHTEHPGTVFRYGQQFGDLLKIKVDNMRLQQESIIEREGALDAKADTQPLAEMGVVAIAAGQGLGELFKSLGVTYVLNGGQTMNPSTNDILDAVKSAHAKHVIVLPNNGNIFMAAEAAAKAATDVEVAVVKSKTINQGMTAMLGYNPDADLATNQSEMTAQLPNVVSGSITQAIRDTTINGLAIKNHDWMGIIDGTISVTDQNREVAAIAMVNKMINADSEIVTIIVGADASQSEAKAIAAAVGDQHPDLEFEIHQGDQPVYPYFVSVE, encoded by the coding sequence GTGGCAGTAACCGAAATTACGGCGACTAAATTCCAGGACATGATCCGGGTAGCCGCACATCGTATTAATAAAAATGCTGAATTTGTGAATTCACTAAACGTTTTTCCGGTTCCGGATGGTGATACCGGAACTAACATGAATCTGACTTTTCAGACCGGTGCCAAAGCAGTATTGGAGTCAAATGAAGACGCTGTCGGTGCGCTGGCTAAACGTCTCGGGAAAGGCTTGCTGATGGGTGCTCGTGGTAATTCGGGCGTGATCAGTTCGCAGCTTTTCCGAGGATTCGCCAAAAGCGTTGAAGGTAAGAAGAATCTGAGCGCACAGGATTTGGCCGATGCTTTTGCCCACGGGGTGGAGACTGCCTACAAAGCGGTCATGAAGCCGGTCGAAGGCACGATCTTGACGGTTGCGCGTGAAGCAGCCAAAGCGGGGCTGAAGGCGGCTAACGGCTCGGACGATGCTTTAGTCGTGATGACCGCGGTGGTTAAAGGCGCCAAACGTGCTTTAGCCAAAACTCCCGATCTTCTTGCGGTATTAAAAGAAGTCGGGGTGGTTGATTCAGGCGGTCAAGGATTGGTTTTCATTTATGAAGGTTTCCGTGAAGGCTTGTCCGGTGAAATCAGTTCAGATGTACATGATGTGACCGATGAAGAAATGACGGAAATGATCAACGCCGTGCATCATCAAAGCGCTCAGACCCAACTTGATCCGGCTGATATCGTGTACGGCTACTGTACCGAAATGATGGTCGAGCTAGGTCATGGCGATCAGTTTAAACACTTTGATTACGAACCATTCCGTAATTACCTGAATACTTTGGGTGATTCAACGCTGGTCGTGGCCGATGAAGAAGTCGTTAAAGTGCATGTCCATACCGAACATCCAGGAACGGTTTTTCGATACGGGCAACAGTTTGGCGATCTGTTAAAGATCAAAGTCGATAACATGCGTTTGCAACAAGAAAGTATCATCGAACGTGAAGGGGCTTTGGATGCTAAGGCCGATACGCAACCGTTAGCTGAAATGGGCGTGGTTGCCATTGCAGCCGGACAGGGGCTTGGTGAGCTATTCAAGAGTTTAGGCGTCACGTATGTGCTTAACGGTGGTCAGACAATGAATCCAAGCACCAATGATATTTTGGATGCGGTCAAGTCAGCCCATGCCAAGCATGTTATCGTGCTACCGAATAACGGTAATATTTTCATGGCCGCTGAAGCCGCAGCCAAGGCCGCCACAGATGTTGAAGTGGCCGTTGTCAAAAGTAAGACGATTAACCAAGGCATGACCGCGATGCTTGGCTATAATCCGGATGCCGATTTGGCGACGAATCAAAGTGAAATGACCGCGCAATTGCCAAATGTTGTCAGTGGTTCCATCACCCAGGCTATTCGGGATACGACCATCAATGGACTTGCTATTAAGAACCACGACTGGATGGGTATCATTGACGGAACGATCAGTGTGACCGATCAGAATCGTGAAGTTGCGGCGATTGCGATGGTGAATAAGATGATTAACGCTGACAGTGAAATCGTCACCATTATTGTTGGGGCAGATGCCAGCCAAAGCGAAGCCAAAGCAATTGCGGCTGCGGTGGGCGATCAGCACCCAGACCTTGAATTTGAAATTCATCAAGGGGATCAACCGGTTTATCCTTATTTTGTTTCGGTTGAATAA
- a CDS encoding Asp23/Gls24 family envelope stress response protein, with amino-acid sequence MAVKIKTKYGIIDISNSVIATVVGGAATSIYGIVGMASRNQIRDNLNDILKRENYARGVVVRQTDNGVKIEVNIIVSYGTKISEVCRNVQDKVKYNLETMLGVTTDEVTVIVQGVKVLGD; translated from the coding sequence ATGGCGGTCAAGATCAAAACCAAATATGGGATTATCGACATTTCCAATAGTGTCATTGCAACAGTGGTTGGCGGTGCGGCAACGTCAATCTATGGCATTGTCGGGATGGCCAGTCGTAACCAGATCCGGGATAATCTCAATGATATTTTGAAGCGCGAGAATTATGCGCGCGGTGTTGTGGTACGCCAAACCGACAATGGCGTGAAAATCGAAGTGAATATCATTGTCAGTTATGGCACCAAAATATCCGAAGTTTGCCGAAATGTCCAAGACAAAGTAAAATACAACCTCGAAACGATGTTGGGGGTCACAACCGATGAAGTGACCGTCATCGTCCAAGGCGTCAAGGTATTAGGCGACTGA
- the rpmB gene encoding 50S ribosomal protein L28, whose translation MAKDVITGRHTTFGNKRSHALNSSRRQWKANLHKVRILVDGKPKRVWVSARALKSGKVTRV comes from the coding sequence GTGGCTAAAGATGTTATTACTGGTCGTCATACCACGTTTGGCAACAAGCGTTCTCACGCTTTGAATTCAAGCCGGCGCCAATGGAAAGCCAACCTGCACAAGGTTCGGATCCTTGTTGATGGTAAACCAAAGCGGGTATGGGTTTCTGCACGTGCCCTTAAATCAGGTAAAGTGACCCGGGTTTGA
- a CDS encoding thiamine diphosphokinase, producing MTTINIMAGGPHDDLPTDWQQLLGVWIGVDRGTLHLVEAGIQPDLAVGDFDSLTLSELRDVREHVKKIQQVPSEKDDTDTELAVKAALQCFSTGDVIILGATGGRLDHFLSNLFLPLQSRFLPAIERIHLLDVQNRVDYYAPGVHEIQPLPGYRYVAVVNLTPITDLTITGAKYPLKAWDNASPFSWASNEFVGTKPFTVSWTKGVVAIVYSRDRRGQKVDN from the coding sequence ATGACAACTATCAATATCATGGCTGGCGGCCCGCATGATGATTTACCGACTGACTGGCAACAGTTGCTGGGGGTATGGATTGGCGTCGATCGGGGAACCTTGCATCTTGTTGAAGCGGGCATTCAGCCGGATCTGGCAGTTGGCGATTTTGACTCATTAACCTTGAGCGAGTTACGCGACGTCCGTGAACACGTCAAGAAAATTCAGCAAGTCCCTTCAGAAAAAGATGATACCGACACAGAGCTCGCCGTCAAAGCTGCTTTACAATGTTTTTCGACTGGTGACGTGATCATACTGGGGGCAACCGGTGGGCGACTGGATCATTTCTTGTCCAATTTGTTTTTGCCGCTCCAGTCGCGATTTCTACCCGCGATTGAACGCATTCACCTTTTGGATGTGCAGAATCGGGTCGATTACTATGCCCCGGGTGTCCATGAAATTCAACCGCTGCCAGGTTATCGCTATGTGGCAGTTGTCAATTTAACCCCTATCACCGACTTGACGATTACTGGCGCCAAGTACCCGTTAAAGGCGTGGGACAATGCTTCGCCATTTTCGTGGGCTTCCAATGAATTTGTCGGGACTAAACCATTTACGGTGAGCTGGACAAAGGGTGTCGTTGCGATTGTCTATAGCCGCGATCGCCGCGGACAAAAAGTCGATAATTAA